The nucleotide sequence TGTGACAACATAGAACAAACAGTATACTGTATGGATAGGGCTACCGGCGAGACCAAGTATAGTATTATCACCCCCTTTGAACACCCTAGCGCCCTAGGTTTTTTAAGGGACAGTAAAACTGCCCACCACGTTTTGTATGTGGCCTATAGTGACCAGGAGCCCTATATCCGCGATAATCCTAATAGTGACCCAAGTCACGAACTGGCCTATCGTCCTCGTACTTTTATCCACCCCCTCTATTTTAAATACTTCCCAGACAACAAATATACCCTCTCCAACGGTTTTCTCATAGAAATGACCTATTTGGAGGAAATCTCACCATTGGACTATGTTACCTTAAAGGACGTGGAATGGCGAATAGCACTCCCCACAGAAAGTCCCAGGCAAAGGGTTAAAAATATTGAACCCGTCGGCATCCCCTTTGTGATAGAAGAATATGAGGGTCAAAAGGTGGCCCTGTTTAGATTTCCAGAATTAAACCCCCACAGCCGTCATATCTTTGGTTGGCGGGCTATTCTGGAAGTATGGAGTATTAAATACCAATACAGGCCTCTTGATTGTGAAAATCTACCCCCTCTTCCCCCCGAGTATGAAGACAAATATCTCATCGATGACGACAATCTAGCCATGAGTACAGATATTGTACTACGGGCGGCAGAAGAAGCCGGGGGCAACGAGACTAACATTCTCCGCAAAATGTATAACATCCGCAACTACGTATACGACCATTTGAGATATGGCATGAAATCCTACATCGATCCCCCTGACATTGTGTTGAAAAGGGGAGTTGGCTCTTGTGGCGAGTATCTGGGGGTGTTATTGGCCCTGTCCCGTCTTAATGGTATTGCCTGTCGGACTGTCGGCCGCTATAAATGCCCTCGTCAACAAGTACTACATTTTGGAGTTCCCCTTATACCGCAATTCAATCATGTGTGGATGGAGTTTTATCTCCCCGGCATCGGCTGGCTACCCATGGAATCCAACCCAGATGACATAGAAGATTGTGTGGCCTATCCCAGTCGTTTCTTTATGGGCTTGGCATGGTATCATATGGAAATGGCAAAAGACGTCCCCTTTGAAACCCTCAAAAGTGAGGGGGAATACGTCAGTAGGGAAGTAACTACCATCGGCAGACTAGCCATCAACCATATCTATTTTACCATCCTGGAAGAATTGCCCCCTTACTAGGGATTAACCTCTTGCCACTCCCATTTTCCCCCCTTGAGAGTGTAAATGTAACGATTTTGAGGGTTGCCCCTTAACTGTAAATGGTCCACCAATAGTGGTTGTAATAGCAACAAACAAAAGTTGGCCGGCGTTGCTGTGGCCTCTGCTTTCCAATCGCCCCAATCCCATTTTTTCTTTCTCTCTTTTCCGGGTGTAGGCCAAAAAAACTGTTCCTTACCATTGTCACTCAAATTCTCCCACGCTTTTCTTCTCGCTTCCAAGTAAGGTCTTATCTCCTCCTGCCCCACATTACTGTCATCCCCCAACTCTTCTACTATTCTTACCACCCCCCTGATTCTAAATTGTTCCCTAGTTTTTGTAAAGTACCAACATATCTCTGCCATGGGATTTATTTTTAAATCCTCGTACTTTTGACTCCTTTTGTCCGTAACCATTTGCAGATAATTAGTATTTTCTAAAAACCCCCTAAACACCACTGTCCTATTAGCCGGATAACCCTGGGCAGTTACTGTAGCTAGCTGTATATATTTACTGTGATTTACTTCCCGATTTCGCCTTAGGGCTTTCTCCAGGACGGGACGCCAAGGTGCTATTTCCTCACACATCGATACTACTTAGAAAAACAACAATTGTTTTTAATTCTACCATTTCCTGTTCCCCTACACCCAAAAGGGAATTTTGTAAAGCCAAAGTAAAAAATGTTTAATTAACTTAGAAAAACTTAGAAAATTTTTGGGGAAAAAATAAGTTAAAATTAGGTAGAAAAGAGGGAAAATATTTAGGGTTTGTAATTAGAAAATTGGGAGAAAAAATGACCACCTACACCATAGTAGACATTCCCCCCATCGCCGGCGAAGAGGAGAGAATATTGTCCATTGTTAACCACTCTGAGCCAGTATATTTGCCCATCACCAACATAGACCCCAATAAAATCCGTTCTGGATTCGCCTGTGCCCTCCACATGCACCAACCAATAATCCCGGCAGGACCAAATGGAGCCCTAATATCCAATCTTCAGTACATGTTTGAACACCCCCACGAGGGCGACAACCATAATGCCGGCCCCTTCACCTGGTGCTATCGTCGTATGGGAGACTTCATCCCCGAGTTGGTCAACAACGGTTGTAATCCCCGAATCATGTTAGACTACTCGGGTAACTTGTTATGGGGATTCCAGCAGATGAATCGCCATGACATCCTCGACAATCTGAAAAAAATCACTTGTGATCCCCGCTATCATGTGTATGTGGAATGGCTGGGGACTATGTGGTCCCATGCAGTGGCCCCCTCAACGCCAATCCCCGATTTGAAGCTACATATGCTGGCCTGGCAACATCATTTTGCCTCCATTTTCGGGGAAGATGCCCTCAGGAGGGTAAAGGGCTTCTCACCACCAGAAATGCATCTGCCTAACCATCCCGATACCGCCTATGAGTATATTAAAGCCCTAAAGGAATGTAGTTATAGGTGGTTGCTAGTACAGGAACACTCCGTAGAACGTCTTGATGGCTCTGGTTTACGCCACGACGACAAGTATATTCCCAATAGACTAGTGGCACGCAATTCCAAGGGAGAGGAAATCAGTATCACTGCCTTGATCAAAACTCAGGGCTCGGATACTAAACTCGTAGCACAAATGCAACCCTACTATGAGGCCAAGGGAAGGGGCAGACAGAATATAGGCGATGTGTCTGTCCCCTCCTGTGTCACCCAGATTGCCGACGGGGAAAATGGTGGTGTGATGATGAATGAGTATCCCGGCGCCTTCCATCCCGTGTGGTATCAAATCCGCGACAATTTTGAAGGGGTAGTGGGGTTGAATGGCACTGAGTATATCGAGCTGGTGGAATCCCTGGGTGTCAAACCAGAAGACTATCCTGTCTGTCAGCCGGTGGGACAACACAGGATTTGGGCCAAGGTGGGGGATAACATTACCCCGGAAAATGTAGAGAAAGCCATCGAGGAGTTGAAAAAAGAAGATCCCCGTTTTCACATGGAGGGGGCATCTTGGACCAATAATATCAGTTGGGTACGGGGTTACGAGAACGTTTTAGGCCCCATGAATGAACTTAGTGCTAAATTCCATGAGAAATTTGATCCCCTCGTGGCACAAAATCCTGGCTACACTAAAACCAGGGAGTATCAACAGGCCCTATTGTACAACCTGCTGGTACAAACCAGTTGTTTCCGTTATTGGGGCCAGGGCAAATGGACGGAATACGCCCAACAATTGTATCGCCGCGGCATTGAATTGTGCCAATAGAAGTCCCTAATCTCATGTGAGGGCCTACATAGGCCCTCTGAGGGCCTGGAGATGTTAGGAAAAAGTTTCATTAAGTTGTTGCAAAAGTTCGTCCAATTCCTCCAAAGCCTGACTTACATCCAAACGTAAATCCCCAAGGGGTAATTCTAACAGTTGGACTAATAC is from Geminocystis sp. M7585_C2015_104 and encodes:
- a CDS encoding pyridoxamine 5'-phosphate oxidase family protein, encoding MCEEIAPWRPVLEKALRRNREVNHSKYIQLATVTAQGYPANRTVVFRGFLENTNYLQMVTDKRSQKYEDLKINPMAEICWYFTKTREQFRIRGVVRIVEELGDDSNVGQEEIRPYLEARRKAWENLSDNGKEQFFWPTPGKERKKKWDWGDWKAEATATPANFCLLLLQPLLVDHLQLRGNPQNRYIYTLKGGKWEWQEVNP
- a CDS encoding transglutaminase, whose product is MSQKHSRLYPTIRPLVAKSIDGIVFKNDTLIALDSRNGYLLQVNPFNNDTRIVNHSFWEDFIGARGLSLTPHQLWFTCQEYIYHCEIEWQGGKLTLTTKPRICFSIPYPANGIAILDKTVYITSERAGYIYVYSLEGEMITKFNAPGVGVENITVRGNELWVCDNIEQTVYCMDRATGETKYSIITPFEHPSALGFLRDSKTAHHVLYVAYSDQEPYIRDNPNSDPSHELAYRPRTFIHPLYFKYFPDNKYTLSNGFLIEMTYLEEISPLDYVTLKDVEWRIALPTESPRQRVKNIEPVGIPFVIEEYEGQKVALFRFPELNPHSRHIFGWRAILEVWSIKYQYRPLDCENLPPLPPEYEDKYLIDDDNLAMSTDIVLRAAEEAGGNETNILRKMYNIRNYVYDHLRYGMKSYIDPPDIVLKRGVGSCGEYLGVLLALSRLNGIACRTVGRYKCPRQQVLHFGVPLIPQFNHVWMEFYLPGIGWLPMESNPDDIEDCVAYPSRFFMGLAWYHMEMAKDVPFETLKSEGEYVSREVTTIGRLAINHIYFTILEELPPY
- a CDS encoding glycosyl hydrolase family 57, which produces MTTYTIVDIPPIAGEEERILSIVNHSEPVYLPITNIDPNKIRSGFACALHMHQPIIPAGPNGALISNLQYMFEHPHEGDNHNAGPFTWCYRRMGDFIPELVNNGCNPRIMLDYSGNLLWGFQQMNRHDILDNLKKITCDPRYHVYVEWLGTMWSHAVAPSTPIPDLKLHMLAWQHHFASIFGEDALRRVKGFSPPEMHLPNHPDTAYEYIKALKECSYRWLLVQEHSVERLDGSGLRHDDKYIPNRLVARNSKGEEISITALIKTQGSDTKLVAQMQPYYEAKGRGRQNIGDVSVPSCVTQIADGENGGVMMNEYPGAFHPVWYQIRDNFEGVVGLNGTEYIELVESLGVKPEDYPVCQPVGQHRIWAKVGDNITPENVEKAIEELKKEDPRFHMEGASWTNNISWVRGYENVLGPMNELSAKFHEKFDPLVAQNPGYTKTREYQQALLYNLLVQTSCFRYWGQGKWTEYAQQLYRRGIELCQ